In the genome of Spirochaeta cellobiosiphila DSM 17781, one region contains:
- a CDS encoding MATE family efflux transporter — MNSKIPILKTLIALATPIMLQSFLQNSLSFFDTLMISQLGDEKVAAVGIAVQLIFIFNMIQFGLQTGLSINTSQYYGKGDYNSIKKILGIQILFSVVSLALLWIAIFVLPDHILSLYTDDIRIKDTAKSYLQINGASLLFAILINSYTLNLRSTNVVNLPTIASGISVFINLGLNYVFIFGWGAIPAQGANGAALATAIARFANLAILLFFTYKFKYIAAASIKEMINFDSEFIKKTFKVTWPVVLNESIWVLGVSLYSWVYARMGTQSLAAVNICTSIENVLYTPFFGMFAAGSVLIGNQIGRGDTSQAKESAKLIIIMHTLLAIFTGIILIALRVPIMRIYNVSETTMYYCSRILIIIGITMGLKMLDYTFTVSIFRGGGDTKFSLFLDFSGVWLIGVPISLIAGMIFKIPVYWLVGLVKIEHFYKILLAWVRYKKDKWIRKVI; from the coding sequence ATGAACTCAAAAATACCAATCTTAAAAACTTTAATTGCTTTAGCAACGCCTATCATGCTTCAGAGCTTCTTACAAAACTCATTAAGCTTTTTTGATACATTAATGATTAGTCAATTAGGAGATGAAAAGGTTGCTGCAGTTGGTATAGCAGTACAATTAATTTTTATTTTCAACATGATCCAGTTTGGTCTTCAAACCGGTTTATCTATTAATACATCTCAATACTATGGCAAGGGTGACTATAATAGTATCAAAAAGATACTTGGAATCCAAATCCTTTTCAGTGTGGTATCTCTAGCATTACTCTGGATTGCTATATTTGTTTTACCAGACCACATTCTTTCACTATATACTGATGATATAAGGATTAAGGATACAGCAAAGTCATACCTTCAAATCAACGGGGCATCTTTACTTTTTGCAATTTTAATCAACAGCTACACTCTAAATCTTCGCAGTACAAATGTCGTTAATCTACCTACTATTGCTAGTGGTATCTCTGTATTTATAAACTTAGGTTTAAACTATGTCTTTATATTTGGTTGGGGTGCTATTCCTGCTCAAGGCGCCAATGGAGCGGCTCTAGCAACAGCCATAGCCAGATTTGCTAACTTGGCGATACTATTATTTTTCACATATAAATTCAAATACATAGCAGCCGCTTCCATAAAAGAAATGATAAATTTTGATAGTGAATTTATCAAAAAAACCTTCAAAGTCACATGGCCTGTAGTACTAAACGAAAGTATTTGGGTACTTGGGGTGAGCTTGTATAGCTGGGTGTACGCCAGAATGGGGACTCAATCTCTGGCTGCTGTTAATATATGTACATCCATTGAAAATGTCCTATATACACCTTTTTTTGGTATGTTTGCAGCAGGAAGTGTCCTCATAGGTAACCAAATTGGACGTGGTGATACCTCTCAGGCAAAAGAATCCGCAAAATTAATCATAATTATGCATACCCTATTGGCTATATTCACAGGGATTATCCTCATTGCTTTAAGAGTTCCCATAATGAGGATATACAATGTATCAGAAACCACAATGTACTATTGTTCCAGAATCCTTATTATCATCGGTATCACTATGGGCCTAAAAATGCTTGACTACACCTTTACTGTTAGCATTTTTAGAGGAGGTGGTGATACAAAATTTAGTCTATTCCTGGATTTTTCTGGTGTCTGGCTCATTGGTGTACCAATATCATTAATTGCTGGAATGATATTTAAAATACCAGTATATTGGTTAGTAGGCTTAGTAAAAATAGAACATTTCTATAAAATTCTATTAGCCTGGGTGAGGTATAAGAAAGATAAATGGATCAGGAAAGTGATCTAA
- a CDS encoding sugar phosphate nucleotidyltransferase, whose translation MKGIIVAAGYGTRFLPVTKTIPKEMLPLVNKPSIAFIVEEFINSGIKDIIIITSRRKKSMEDFLDREFELESIFYQEGAKSKLEKIKPYFNARFAFIRQHSMLGTGHALLEAKSLLGGEPAVVAYPDDLHFGKIPLTKQLIDVYNETHCSVLGTIHNPPEINRYGVLELAEDKLHVKDIVEKPPIGTEPSKEVSIGRYLYTPDFFDFLEEGWEAHSSGEYYHVYALKKQMELGRVVFKQVEGDRLDTGAPEGFIKAWLHYCKTIPEFKQILTEETKDLH comes from the coding sequence ATGAAAGGTATAATAGTAGCAGCAGGTTACGGAACTCGTTTCCTACCTGTAACAAAAACAATTCCTAAAGAAATGCTTCCCCTTGTTAATAAACCTTCCATCGCTTTTATAGTCGAAGAATTCATTAACTCTGGAATCAAAGATATCATCATTATCACATCAAGACGAAAAAAATCAATGGAAGACTTCCTGGATAGGGAATTTGAACTGGAAAGTATCTTTTATCAAGAAGGAGCAAAATCCAAGCTTGAAAAGATAAAACCCTATTTCAACGCCCGCTTTGCCTTCATTCGACAACATTCCATGTTAGGAACGGGACATGCTTTATTGGAAGCAAAATCTCTTCTGGGAGGAGAACCAGCCGTTGTTGCCTATCCTGATGACTTACATTTTGGAAAGATCCCTTTAACAAAACAATTGATTGATGTCTATAATGAAACCCATTGTTCTGTCTTAGGAACAATTCATAATCCACCTGAAATCAATCGTTATGGAGTATTGGAATTAGCAGAAGATAAACTTCATGTTAAAGATATTGTAGAAAAACCACCTATTGGAACAGAACCTAGTAAGGAAGTCTCTATAGGTCGTTATTTGTACACACCCGATTTCTTTGACTTCTTAGAAGAAGGATGGGAAGCTCATAGTTCTGGAGAATACTACCATGTATATGCTCTCAAAAAACAAATGGAACTCGGACGGGTTGTTTTCAAACAAGTAGAAGGGGATAGACTTGATACGGGAGCTCCTGAAGGTTTTATCAAAGCCTGGTTACATTATTGCAAGACAATTCCAGAATTCAAACAAATACTAACAGAAGAAACAAAAGATCTACACTAA
- a CDS encoding glycosyltransferase family 2 protein: protein MIKPLVSVVIPTYNRSFQLTEAIDSVQNQSFTDWELIIIDDGSEENTEDIIPKDHRITYKRISHTGLPGKVRNEGVRLTNANWIAFLDSDDIWSPDKLITQMNYLRTHLDCKIVHTRETWQRNNKIISQRKMKHKREGDIFEDSLDKCIIGPSTVLLSRELYLALGGFDESIEIAEDYEFWLRITAKYEVGYIDEPLVIKKAGDWEQLSTKYGQIEIFRIKALQGLIDRQYFNRTHDKLARKVMAYKCRIYGKGALKRGHQDTYKKYMSLASSYSEEGLV from the coding sequence ATGATTAAACCTTTAGTTTCTGTGGTAATTCCAACCTATAATCGATCATTTCAGCTGACAGAAGCTATCGATTCTGTTCAAAATCAGAGTTTTACTGATTGGGAGCTAATTATCATTGATGATGGTTCAGAAGAGAATACGGAAGATATCATTCCAAAGGACCATAGAATTACATACAAGAGAATCTCTCATACTGGTCTTCCTGGTAAAGTGAGAAATGAAGGTGTGAGATTGACGAATGCTAATTGGATAGCATTTCTTGATTCTGATGATATTTGGTCTCCTGACAAACTGATAACACAAATGAACTATCTTCGAACCCATTTAGATTGTAAAATAGTTCACACAAGAGAAACATGGCAACGAAATAATAAGATCATTAGCCAAAGAAAAATGAAACATAAGAGGGAAGGGGACATCTTTGAGGATTCCCTCGATAAATGTATTATTGGACCCTCTACCGTTCTATTAAGTCGAGAACTGTATCTAGCATTAGGGGGATTCGATGAGTCCATAGAGATCGCAGAAGATTATGAGTTTTGGCTCCGGATAACTGCTAAATATGAAGTTGGATATATTGATGAGCCGTTAGTTATAAAGAAGGCAGGAGATTGGGAGCAATTATCTACCAAATATGGTCAAATAGAAATCTTTAGAATAAAGGCTTTACAAGGACTTATCGATAGACAATATTTCAATAGAACTCATGATAAATTAGCCAGAAAAGTAATGGCCTATAAATGTAGAATCTATGGTAAGGGTGCTTTAAAAAGAGGTCACCAGGATACATATAAGAAATATATGTCCCTAGCTTCCTCTTATTCGGAAGAAGGATTAGTGTAG
- a CDS encoding flavodoxin domain-containing protein — MQTLVIYYSRNGFTEKALSILADFLKDPTDTIHIKDMNNEVDLNKYDRIIIGSPVYNNRVNSKILGFCKKNMEILSEKKLGFFVTSLSDIETAKDYLFQSFPKSLLRSTRCKSFFGGEISWASLSPVERLTLQMTKGITTDVSNIDLNEIEKFAACLRKQCR; from the coding sequence ATGCAAACACTTGTGATCTATTACAGCAGGAATGGGTTCACTGAGAAAGCTCTTTCCATATTAGCGGATTTTTTAAAAGATCCGACAGATACTATCCATATCAAGGATATGAATAATGAAGTTGACCTAAACAAATACGATAGAATCATTATTGGGAGCCCTGTTTACAATAATAGGGTAAATTCTAAGATCTTAGGATTCTGTAAGAAAAATATGGAAATACTCAGTGAGAAAAAATTAGGCTTTTTTGTGACAAGCCTAAGTGATATTGAAACAGCTAAGGATTATCTATTTCAATCATTCCCTAAGTCACTTTTAAGAAGTACTCGATGTAAATCTTTTTTTGGAGGCGAAATTTCCTGGGCGAGCTTGAGCCCTGTAGAAAGATTGACATTACAAATGACTAAGGGAATTACCACAGATGTGTCTAATATAGACCTTAATGAAATCGAAAAATTTGCAGCATGTTTAAGAAAACAATGCAGATAA